The DNA sequence CCCGCCCCCGGCCGACCGCTGACTCCGCGGCGCACCCCGGCACGGGCCCCCGGCCGGGCGCACACGATCCCGGGGTGTCAGGGCGTCACGACGCGCGCTCCCGGCGCCGGCGACGACGCGGGGCGCGCGGCCCGGCAGGTCCCGGACGCCAGCAGCGCGTCCGCGACCTTCCGGCCCGTCTCCTCGTCCGGGACCAGGAACGCCGTCGTCGGCCCGGACCCGGAGACCAGGGCCGCCAGGGCCCCCGCCTCCGTGCCCGCGCACAGGGTCTTGGCGAGGGAGGGGCGCAGGGAGAGCGCGGCGGGCTGGAGGTCGTTGCCCAGGGCCTTCGCGAGTGCGCCGGAGTCGCCGGAGCGCAGGGCCGCGAGGAGCACGGGGGACGCCGTCGGCTCCGGGACCCCGGTGCCGGCCGTGAGGCGGTCGAACTCCCCGTACACGGCGGGCGTGGAGAGGCCGCCGTCCGCCACCGCGAAGACCCAGTGGAAGGTTCCGCCGACCTCGATCGGGGTCAGCTTCTCGCCGCGTCCGGTGCCGAGCGCGGCCCCGCCGACCAGGCTGAACGGCACGTCGCTGCCCAGTTCCGCGCAGATGGCGAGCAGTTCGTCGCGGCTCGCGCCGGTCCCCCACAGGGCGTCGCAGGCGACGAGCGCGGCGGCCCCGTCGGCGCTGCCGCCCGCCATGCCGCCCGCGACCGGGATGTCCTTGGCGATGTGCAGGTGGACGGCGGGCTCGACGCCGTGCCGCTCGGCGAGCGCGAGGGCGGCGCGGGCGGCGAGGTTGGTGGTGTCCAGCGGGACCTGGGCGGCGTCCGGGCCCGAGCAGGTGACGCGCAGCTCGTCGGCCGGGGCCGCGGTGACCTCGTCGTACAGGCCGACGGCGAGGAAGACGTTGGCCAGGTCGTGGAAGCCGTCGGGGCGGGCGGCGCCCACGGCGAGCTGGACGTTGACCTTGGCGGGGACGCGGACGGTGACGGCCGTACCCACAGGGTTCACAGGGCCGCCTCCGGCTTGTTCTCGGCGATCGCCGCGAACTCCTCCACCGTCAGCGCCTCGCCGCGCGCCTGCGGCGAGATCCCGGCGGCGACGAGCGCCGCCTCGGCGGCAGGCGCGGAGCCGGCCCAGCCGGAGAGGGCGGCGCGCAGGGTCTTGCGGCGCTGGGCGAAGGCGGCGTCCACGACGGCGAAGACCTCGGCGCGGGAGGCGGTGGTGGCGAGGGGTTCGGTGCGGCGGACCAGGGAGACGAGCCCGGAGTCGACGTTCGGGGCGGGCCAGAAGACGGTGCGGCCGATGGACCCGGCGCGCTTGACCTCGGCGTACCAGTTGGCCTTCACCGACGGCACGCCGTACACCTTGTTGCCGGGGCGGGCGGCGAGCCGGTCGGCGACCTCGGCCTGGACCATGACGAGGGTCCGCTCGATGCTGGGGAAGCGCTCCAGCATGGTCAGCAGGACGGGCACGGCCACGTTGTACGGGAGGTTCGCCACGAGCGCGGTCGGGGCGGGTCCGGGCAGCTCGGTGACCAGCATCGCGTCCGAGTGGACCAGGGCGAAGCGGTCGGCGCGCTCCGGCATCCGGGCCCGGACCGTGGCGGGCAGCGCGGCGGCGAGCACGTCGTCGATCTCGACCGCGACGACCCGGTCCGCCGCCTCCAGCAGCGCCAGGGTCAGCGAGCCGAGCCCGGGGCCGACCTCGACGACGGTGTCGTCCGGGCGGACCTCGGCCGTGCGCACGATGCGGCGGACGGTGTTGGCGTCGATGACGAAGTTCTGACCGCGCTGCTTGGTGGGGCGTACGCCCAGCTTCGCGGCCAGGTCGCGGATGTCTGCGGGGCCCAGGAGGGCGTCGGGCTCTGTGCTGCTCACCCGGTAAGCCTACGGCCGCGGTGGGGCCACGGGCCCGCCCCCCGCCGCGCGTACGGGGGCAGGCCCGGCCGGCGGTCAGAAATCGAACGCGCGGGCGGTGTTGTCGTCGACCGCGGCGGCCAGCACGTCCTCGTCCACTCCCTTGACCTCGGCCATGGCGCGGAGCGTGACCGGGATGAGGTAGGGCGCGTTGGGCCGCCCGCGGTACGGGGCGGGGGTGAGGAAGGGGGCGTCCGTCTCGACGAGGAGCAGTTCGGCCGGGGCGACGGCCAGGGCGTCCCGCAGCGGCTGGGCGTTCTTGAAGGTCACGTTGCCCGCGAAGGACATGAAGTACCCGGCCCGCGCGCAGATCCGGGCCATGTCGGCGTCGCCGGAGTAGCAGTGGAACACGGTCCGCTCGGGCGCGCCCGCGTCGCGCAGGACCCGCAGGACGTCCTCGTGCGCGTCGCGGTCGTGGATGACCAGGGCCTTGCCGTGCCGCTTGGCGATCTCGATGTGGGCCCGGAAGGACTCCTCCTGGGCGGCGACGCCCTCGGGCCCGGTGCGGAAGAAGTCCAGGCCCGTCTCGCCGACCCCGCGCACGTGGTCGAGGGCGGCCAGCGCGTCGATCTCCGCCAGCGCCTCGTCCAGCGCCGCCCTGCCGCCGGGCTCCCGCGCCCCCTGCCGGGCGGTGCCGTCCGGATCGCCGTGGACGATGCGCGGGGCCTCGTTGGGGTGCAGGGCGACCGAGGCGTGGACGGCGGGGTGGGCGGCCGCGGTGTCGGCGGCCCAGCGGGAGCCGGCCACGTCGCAGCCGACCTGGACGACGGCTCTCACGTTCACCGCGGCGGCCCGGGCGAGGGCCTCCTCGACGGTGGCGTCCTGCATGTCCAGGTGGGTGTGGGAGTCGGCGACCGGAACCCGCAGGGGCTCGGGCAGCGGCGGGGCTTCGGTACGGCTCATGCCGACGATCGTACGAGGGCCCCACCCTCGTACGATCGTCGGCTGCGGAAGCCACCCGGGTACGTCATCCGCGACGGAGGGCCCGCCCCATCCGCGCCGGAAGGATCACGTCACCCGCGGTGGTGGGTCGGTGTCACCCGCGGTGGAGGAGGGGAGGCGTTACCGGCGGTGGAAGGGGTGGAGCAGGTCGGACAGCCGCCAGTGCCGGGCCGGGGCCGCGGCGGTCGACACGGTCCGGTCCTTCGCGGCGGTCGCCTCGGCGCGCGGCGTCTGCTGCTTGCGCAGGAGCTCCTGGACGCCCGCGACCCGCCCCGCCCGCATGATCCGCACCACGTGTCCGCCGCAGTTCGTGCAGGTGGGCGTGGAGAGCGGGGACGGCACGCGCTCGCCGTCCGCCGTGTAGACGACGAAGGCGTGGCCGTGGACGTCGACGTGGTGCTCTATCTCGTAGGACTGCTCCCAGCCGTACCCGCACTTCATGCAGGCGAAGGCATACGCCTCGTGGACAGTGGTGGCTGCGATCTCGCTCATGCCTGCTCCTCTTGGCCGCGGGTCACGCGCTCCGGGGACGGGCGGCCCGACCGAGGGTTCTTCGAGCGGGTGGCCCGTCCCTTCCAGTGGACACCTGCACCCGTACGGACGCACCAGCTCAGGCCCGATGTTGGTGCGTTCTTGGCCTCCTTTGGCCGCCCTTTGCCGACGCATGGCGTTGGACTGGACCAACGGAGAACAACGCGTGACCGCCGGGCCACCGAGCGCCCCCAGCGCGCCGCCCGCCGACCGTGAACGCGCCCGCGCACCACCCCCGTCCGCCCCCTCCTCCTCCCTTGCGTTCCCGGGCTTTTCCCCCACCCGCACCCCATGAATTCATCATTCAATTGAAAACGCGATTTCCCCGGATCCCGCTCGCCGATTTGCGGCGCCCCCATTCCTCCTTTTCACTCATTACGTCCACCCCATTTCCCACAGGACGGGGAACAACCCATGTTCACCACGGACACCACTGCCACCGACATCGAGATGGACCTCGACGCCGCCCTCAACCCGGGCGAGGTCGAAGGTCTGTACCGCGACTCCCGCGAATGCGCCTACCTCGCGCTTCTCGGGGGCGGCAGCGTGCTGCTTCTCTCGCCGCCGACCCCGCGCCCGAAGAAGGGCTAGTCGCCGGCACATGGACCAGACACATGCTCCGTCGCCCCTGGCGGGCGCCGTGCATGACCTGGCAACAGAGGTGGTCCTCGCTCTTCGGAGCGGGGACCACCTCGCCACGGTGTGCGGCGCGGCGGGAATCGACGAGGAGAATAGGACCGGAATCGCGGCGGCACGGGTCATCGGGGCCGACCTTCTGCTGCCCAGTGTTCTCTACGGACGCCATCCGCATCCGGGTGACGTCGCCGTGCTCGACCGGGCGGCGCGGGAATTCCCGCCCAAGCCCGACGCTCCGGCCGCGACGGCCTGGAGCCACTGGCACATGATCTCCACGCTGCAGCGGCTGACGCCGCCTCCACCGGGAGCGGCCGCGCCCGCGACGTACGCGGAACCCGACGCCGCCTGGCTGGAAGGAGCGCCCTGGCAGGGGTTCACCCACCAGCTCTCGGTGCTCGCGCCGCTCGCCGTCCCGGCCGCCCCCTCGGCCGTGCGGCGGGCCGCGACGAACCGGGCCGTCGACCTGGCGCGCGGCTTCGTCCGCGCGGTCCGGCGGCGCGACTGGCTCCAGGCGGCGGGCGCGGGCCGCTGGCTCGCGGCCACCGGCGGCGAACCGGCGACGCTGGGCCTGGAACGCGGCCTGGACTTCGTCGAGCTGATGGGCGGCCACGACCCCCGGGTCACCCTCCATGTCCGGGCCGCCCGGCTGATGGCCGAAGCGAGGGCACGGTGACCACGACCGCGACGCAGGGCCCCTCGCAGGACCGCCCGGCCGGGGGACCGCGGCGTCGGCCGGGGGCGGGGGGCGCGGACCGCCGGGAGCACTCGGCCCCCGGCGCCGCGCTCGCCGTCCTCCCCGACGTCCTGCGCGAAGCCCTCGCCTGGACCGACACCCACCGGGCGCGCTTCGCGCTCCCCGACGACGTCCTGGAACCCCACACCCAGGTCAACGCCACGCTGAAGCCGCTGGGCGAACTGGCCCAGCTCGGCTCCACGATCCGCCGCACCACCGCCCCCGGCACCCCGGAGCACGAACTGGCCGGGGACCTCGTCGCGTACGCCTGGGAGCAGACGGCGGCGGGCGAACTGCTCCTGGAGCTGCTGCGCGCCGAACCGTTCGCGGCGTACCCGTACGAGATCTACGCCGCCTTCGCCGGGTACGGGCTGCGCCACGAGGGCTTCGAGGCCCTGGCCCGCCCGCTCACCGCGACCCGCGCCTGGGCCCACACCGAGCAGCACGCCAACCGGCAGCTCGGTCTGGTCAACTCCGAGCGGCGGGTCGGCGTGGTGCCCCACACCGACGCCGGGGCGGTCCTGTCCCGGACCTGGCTGGGCGGCCTGTCGGAGCCCTGGATGTTCGAGGGCCCCTCCGGCTACGCCCTGACCCACGCGGTCTTCCACGTCACGGACTGGGGGCTGATGCCCGACCGGGTCCCCGCGAGGATCGACGGCTATCTGCGGACCTGGCTGCCCGCGTGGGCCGACGGCTGCGTGGAGAGCGCCCAGTGGGACCTCACCGGCGAGCTGCTGGCGGTCGCGGCGGCCCTGCCGGGCCCGCCGCCCGCGGAGCTGCTCGACGCGGTCTGGCCGGTGCTGGCGGACGTCCAGCACGCGACGGGCTGTCTCCCGGAGACCGGCGTACCGGTGCGGGACCTTTCACCGGACCCGTATCCCTTCATCGACTGCTATCACTCCACGCTCGTGACGGCCTTCGCCGCGGCCCTGTCCCTGAGGTCGCTGCGCGGGGCCGGCGAGGCCGTGCCCGGCCGGGAAAGGCGGACCGCATGAGCAGCGGCATCCAGCAGATCCACGACGTGGGGGCGAAGGCCCTGGGCTGGCTGTACGAACACCGGGACGGCTTCCGGCTGGAGCCCGATCCGTCCCCGGAGGTGGGGATGCTGGACCGCTTCAAGCCCCTGGGCGAGCTGGCGGTGGTCGGCAAGGTCATCTTCCGCGAGGGCGTGGCCGGCTCGCAGCAGTCCTCCCTGGCCCACAAGCTCCTGGACCACGCCTGGCACGAACTGCTGGACTCCGGCGCCCGGCTGCTGGAGGGCCAGCGGCGCGAGCCGCTCTCGCCGGTGCCGCTGGAGGTCTACGTACCGTTCCGGGAGCTGGGCTACCGGCAGCCGGACCTGGAGTCCGCGATCCGCCTCAACCACCGGCTGGCCAGCTGGGCGGCGCTGGAGGTGCGTCCGGTGCGGCGGCTGGGGCTGTCCACGATCGAGCGGCGCTTCGGGGTGGAGCCGAGCGTCCCGGAGACGGCGGCGCTGGCCCACACCTGGCTGGCGCGCCGGCCCGAGCCGTGGACGGTCGAGGGCCACACCGCCTACGACATCACGCACACGGTGTTCCACCTCACCGACTGGGGCGAGAGGCCCTCGGGACTCCCCGCCGACATCGCGGAGTACCTGGCGCTGTGGCTGCCGGTCTGGCTGGACGACTGGCTGGACCTGAAGCGCTGGGACCTGCTGGGCGAACTGCTGGTCGTCGACGCGTGCCTCCCCGAGCCGACGCTGGACCCGGCGGCCTGGCAGGGGTTCGCGCAGGCCCAGCAGCCGGACGGGGCGATGCCGGCGCTCGGCGGGATGCCCGAGGGGGACGAGGAGACGGTGTTCGACCTCGTCTACCACCCGACGCTGGTCGCCGCGTTCGCCTCGGCGCTCGCGATGTCCCGCGCCCTGTCCGACCTCAGCGCGACGCCGGCCCCGGCATGACGGACGTGACGGCGGTCCGCGTGGACACCCCCGGCGCCCCGGCCACCGCCCGCCTCCTGGCCGAGGCGGCGCGGGCGGTCGACGCGCCGGACCTGGTGCTCGCGGTCAGCCGGAACGGGGTGCGCACCGTCCACACCGGGGGGAGCGGGGAGCCGGGCCCGGTCCCCCGCGAGCTGCTGGGTTACGAGCTGGGCTCGGCGTCGAAGCCGTACGCGGGGCTGCTGCTGGCCCGGCTGGTGGCGCAGGGCCGGGTGCGGTACGCGGACCGGGCGGCGGACCTGCTGGCCCCGGGCTTCCCGGTGCACCCGTCGGTGCGCCGGATCACCCTGCGCCACCTGCTCACCCACACCTCGGGGCTGCCGGGCCTGCCCGCCGACTTCTACCCGCAGGCGGTGCCCCGTTGGTCCACCGACCCGTACGGCGGCTACCCGGCCGACCGGGTGGTCCGGGCCTTCCTGCGGGCCCGCCCGCGCCACCGGCCCGGGACCCGCTGGCACTACTCGAACTTCGCCGTCTCGGTCCTCGGCCACACCCTGGCGGCGGCCACCGGCACGCCGTGGGAGGTCCTGCTGCACCAGCAGGTACTGGCCCCGCTGCGCCTGGACGCGACCCGGGTGCGCCCGGGGCCGGAGGGCACGGAGGCGGTCGGCCACCGCCGCGACGGGACGCCGGTGCCCGTGCTGGACACCGGGGGCTTCACGGCGGCGGGCGCGGTCCGGGCGACCCCGCTGGACCTGCTGACGTTCCTGGAGGCGCACGTGGGCGGGCCGGACCCCCGGGACCCGGCACCCCGGAACGCGACGCCCCGGGACCCGACACTGAGCGCCGCGCTCACCGACGTGTGCCGCCCCCTGCTGCGGCGCGGCCTGCGGCACACCCACACCCACACGCTCACGTGGTTCCACCATCCGTCCCCGCACGGCCCGGTCCTCTTCCACGCCGGGGCGACCCTGGGCCAGCAGGCGTTCCTGGGCTTCTGCCCGGGCACGGGTCTCGCGGTGGCGGCGACGGCGACGCGGCGGGTGCACCGGGCGGACACGTTCGTCGCGACGGCGTACGGCCTGCTGACGGAAACGCCCTGAGCGCTACGGCTTCGGCGGGGCGGCCTCCCCCGCGCTGTTCCCCGCGCTCTTCGCCGCGTCCTTCTCCGCGTTCTTGGCGGCCACCACCGCGTCGAAGACGTCCCGCTTGGGCAGCCCGGCGGCGGCGGCGACGGCGGCGATCGCCTCCTTGCGCCGCTCCCCCGCCTCCTCGCGCACCCGCACGCGCCGCACCAGTTCCTCGGCGTCCAGCCCTTCGTCGCCGGAGTCGGTGGCGCCCTCCACGACGACGGTGATCTCCCCGCGTACGCCGTCGGCGGCCCACACCGCCAGCTCGCCGAGCGGACCGCGCTTGACCTCCTCGTACGTCTTGGTCAGCTCCCGGCACACGGCGGCGCGCCGCCCGTCGCCGAAGACCTCGGCCATCGCGGCGAGGGTGTCGTCGAGCCGGTGAGGGGCCTCGAAGAAGACCATGGTGCGCCGCTCGTCCCCGACCTCCCGGAGCCTGGAGAGCCGTTCACCCGCCTTGCGGGGCAGAAACCCCTCGAAGCAGAAACGGTCCACGGGCAGTCCGGAGAGGGCGAGCGCGGTCAGCACGGCGCTGGGCCCGGGGACGGCGGTGACGCGGATGTCCTTCTCCACGGCCGCGGCGACGAGCCGGTAGCCGGGGTCGGAGACGGACGGCATGCCCGCGTCCGTGACGAGCAGGACACGCGCGCCGCCGGTCAGGGCTTCGACGAGTTCCGGCGTGCGGGCGGACTCGTTCCCCTCGAAGTAGGACACGACACGCCCCGAGGTCTGGATGCCGAGCGCCTGGGTGAGCCGGCGCAGCCGCCGGGTGTCCTCGGCGGCCACGACGTCGGCCCGCTCCAGTTCGGCGGCCAGGCGTGGCGGGGCGTCGGCCACGTCACCGATGGGGGTCCCTGCGAGCACGAGCGTTCCAGTCATTCCAGTCACAAC is a window from the Streptomyces sp. MMBL 11-1 genome containing:
- the rsmA gene encoding 16S rRNA (adenine(1518)-N(6)/adenine(1519)-N(6))-dimethyltransferase RsmA is translated as MSSTEPDALLGPADIRDLAAKLGVRPTKQRGQNFVIDANTVRRIVRTAEVRPDDTVVEVGPGLGSLTLALLEAADRVVAVEIDDVLAAALPATVRARMPERADRFALVHSDAMLVTELPGPAPTALVANLPYNVAVPVLLTMLERFPSIERTLVMVQAEVADRLAARPGNKVYGVPSVKANWYAEVKRAGSIGRTVFWPAPNVDSGLVSLVRRTEPLATTASRAEVFAVVDAAFAQRRKTLRAALSGWAGSAPAAEAALVAAGISPQARGEALTVEEFAAIAENKPEAAL
- a CDS encoding serine hydrolase domain-containing protein, which gives rise to MTDVTAVRVDTPGAPATARLLAEAARAVDAPDLVLAVSRNGVRTVHTGGSGEPGPVPRELLGYELGSASKPYAGLLLARLVAQGRVRYADRAADLLAPGFPVHPSVRRITLRHLLTHTSGLPGLPADFYPQAVPRWSTDPYGGYPADRVVRAFLRARPRHRPGTRWHYSNFAVSVLGHTLAAATGTPWEVLLHQQVLAPLRLDATRVRPGPEGTEAVGHRRDGTPVPVLDTGGFTAAGAVRATPLDLLTFLEAHVGGPDPRDPAPRNATPRDPTLSAALTDVCRPLLRRGLRHTHTHTLTWFHHPSPHGPVLFHAGATLGQQAFLGFCPGTGLAVAATATRRVHRADTFVATAYGLLTETP
- a CDS encoding DUF6895 family protein; amino-acid sequence: MSSGIQQIHDVGAKALGWLYEHRDGFRLEPDPSPEVGMLDRFKPLGELAVVGKVIFREGVAGSQQSSLAHKLLDHAWHELLDSGARLLEGQRREPLSPVPLEVYVPFRELGYRQPDLESAIRLNHRLASWAALEVRPVRRLGLSTIERRFGVEPSVPETAALAHTWLARRPEPWTVEGHTAYDITHTVFHLTDWGERPSGLPADIAEYLALWLPVWLDDWLDLKRWDLLGELLVVDACLPEPTLDPAAWQGFAQAQQPDGAMPALGGMPEGDEETVFDLVYHPTLVAAFASALAMSRALSDLSATPAPA
- a CDS encoding DUF6895 family protein, with the translated sequence MTTTATQGPSQDRPAGGPRRRPGAGGADRREHSAPGAALAVLPDVLREALAWTDTHRARFALPDDVLEPHTQVNATLKPLGELAQLGSTIRRTTAPGTPEHELAGDLVAYAWEQTAAGELLLELLRAEPFAAYPYEIYAAFAGYGLRHEGFEALARPLTATRAWAHTEQHANRQLGLVNSERRVGVVPHTDAGAVLSRTWLGGLSEPWMFEGPSGYALTHAVFHVTDWGLMPDRVPARIDGYLRTWLPAWADGCVESAQWDLTGELLAVAAALPGPPPAELLDAVWPVLADVQHATGCLPETGVPVRDLSPDPYPFIDCYHSTLVTAFAAALSLRSLRGAGEAVPGRERRTA
- a CDS encoding 4-(cytidine 5'-diphospho)-2-C-methyl-D-erythritol kinase is translated as MGTAVTVRVPAKVNVQLAVGAARPDGFHDLANVFLAVGLYDEVTAAPADELRVTCSGPDAAQVPLDTTNLAARAALALAERHGVEPAVHLHIAKDIPVAGGMAGGSADGAAALVACDALWGTGASRDELLAICAELGSDVPFSLVGGAALGTGRGEKLTPIEVGGTFHWVFAVADGGLSTPAVYGEFDRLTAGTGVPEPTASPVLLAALRSGDSGALAKALGNDLQPAALSLRPSLAKTLCAGTEAGALAALVSGSGPTTAFLVPDEETGRKVADALLASGTCRAARPASSPAPGARVVTP
- the rsmI gene encoding 16S rRNA (cytidine(1402)-2'-O)-methyltransferase, whose protein sequence is MTGTLVLAGTPIGDVADAPPRLAAELERADVVAAEDTRRLRRLTQALGIQTSGRVVSYFEGNESARTPELVEALTGGARVLLVTDAGMPSVSDPGYRLVAAAVEKDIRVTAVPGPSAVLTALALSGLPVDRFCFEGFLPRKAGERLSRLREVGDERRTMVFFEAPHRLDDTLAAMAEVFGDGRRAAVCRELTKTYEEVKRGPLGELAVWAADGVRGEITVVVEGATDSGDEGLDAEELVRRVRVREEAGERRKEAIAAVAAAAGLPKRDVFDAVVAAKNAEKDAAKSAGNSAGEAAPPKP
- a CDS encoding TatD family hydrolase; translation: MSRTEAPPLPEPLRVPVADSHTHLDMQDATVEEALARAAAVNVRAVVQVGCDVAGSRWAADTAAAHPAVHASVALHPNEAPRIVHGDPDGTARQGAREPGGRAALDEALAEIDALAALDHVRGVGETGLDFFRTGPEGVAAQEESFRAHIEIAKRHGKALVIHDRDAHEDVLRVLRDAGAPERTVFHCYSGDADMARICARAGYFMSFAGNVTFKNAQPLRDALAVAPAELLLVETDAPFLTPAPYRGRPNAPYLIPVTLRAMAEVKGVDEDVLAAAVDDNTARAFDF